A window of Roseburia hominis A2-183 genomic DNA:
GAACTCTCCAGTCTCCGGGCTGATCTTATGGTACATCTTCCTTGCCTCTTCCACCATAAAATCATCATCTCCCGCAGGAACGGCATTTCCATCCGGAAATACACGCTTCTCATCATAAAACATCAATGTATCCACACCAATCCGCTTCGCCTGCGCCGCATAGAGCTGTTCACACAGCGGTACGAGTTCCGTACGCACCTGCTCGCGGAACGCTGCCACCTCTTTTTCCCCATAATCCGTGCGTCCCTGCTGCATGTACCCCACCGGAATAAAGTTGGCATAGCCGAGGTTCTTCCCCATCTGATTGCGGATGGTAATGAGTTCCTCCCAGATCTCCTCCAGCCGCTTCTCATTGCTGTGGTAAAAATCAGAATATGCCCGCACAGCCGCACGCCGTACTTCTCTGTCCTCATGTTCAAAATACTTCTGTACACCATAGAGATTAAGCGTCTGCCCTTCAAATTCGATCGCCGCCGTTGCCATGATCTTCTGATATTCGTTTGTCAGCTTCGCCTCCTGCTGCATCAGCGGAATATTTGCCTCACAGAAAGTCTTCCTGTTCAGTTCCTTCTGTGCAAAATACTGTTTCCCGTACTCTTTCTCGATGTCATCGCGAAACGGACTATTCATCACTGCCGCATCAAATGCAAGAAACTTCGGCATCACGGTCGGTATGGTATTGTTGATATATTCGTCTTCCTTCTCATAATAAGTATCCGTCGTATCTAATGTATGGCGGATGGACGCAATCGTGCACGCAGTCATAAGCTTATTCTGCACGCGCTCTGCCTTCTTTAAGAGTTCCTTTAATCCCTCATAGGAGGCTGCCTCCTGTACCTGTTTTACCAGTTTTTCAAAAAGCTGTTCCACTTCTGTGAAATCCGGTCTCTCGTATTTCAGTGTTGAAAATGTAAAATCTGCCATATGCTCCTCATTTCTGCGCACCCCATCGCAGCAATTCTTCTCCTGCAATATCCGTAGCGCTTCTCTCTTTTTCGTTTTATTCTACGTTCCGCAGCTTTTCCTGTCAAGCAACAGCCGGTAACCGGCGTCCATGAGCACCATGCATAAAAGCATCAGAACCGCATAGCCTGCCAGATAGCCCGGGTTCCCCAGAAACGACGCCAGCCACTCCAGCGGCGATCCGGGCGAAGGCACATTCACAAACATGTAATTGGCATGAAACTTTTTGTCAAACAGGTAAACCGGCGGCACAACCACCAGAAGAAATACGATCACCTTCCACAGCGCCGCAAGCCGCGGGATAATGTTGTGCTGCAACAGCTGGCAGATCACGTAGAGCACAATCCCGGCATGGAAGGTAAATCCCTGTATCGTAATAAAATGAATCGCCGGATAGCGCACCCAGTCCGGGAATAAAAGCGCAAGCACGGTTCCCGGCAGACACAGGGTATAGAGAACCTGTCCCAGCCAGTCCCATTTGAAAAAGGCGTGAAGACAGCACAAAAACCCTGCCATGCTGCACAGGTGAAGCGGCAGTTGATACAGCGACATTTTCCCGATCAGAGCCAGCACCGCAATCCGGTACACTTCCAGTCCCACCAGAAAAATGCCGATTCCTCTCTCCGCCAAAAGCCTGCGCCGTCCTCCCCATCGCTTATAATAATGGAGGAACAGCAGTAAGAGCCCCGCGCACACGCCCAGCCATAATAAATGTACCGGACCAAAGTGGGAAAATCCCACCCCGTCCGGTATCTCATCTTCATATGTGAAAAAATAGGAAAGATCAATCCCCAGTCGTCTCATTTTCACACGCTTCTTTCACAGTGTTTTTCTCCGCGGAATTTCCCTCCGCCTAGTCTCTCTTTGCAACTTCTCCTTCTGTCGAATGTTCCTCCGCAGATTCTCTCTCTGCAGATTCTGCTTCTGCCGAATCTCTCTCCGCAGATTCCCTCTCCACAGAGTCTCCTTCCGCAGAATGTTCCTCCGTAGTATCTGCATTCGCCGGACTCTTATGCGTCTCATCCGCAGATTCTTTCTTCACAAACTTAAGCCGCGCCAGCTTCTCGCTCCACCATGCGCGCCAGCGTGCATGCCTTTCTGCCCGCGCCTCCTTCCGCTGTCTGCGGCGCTCGTCCCGCTCTGCCTTCTTCTGCGCTCTCGCCTCTTCCTTTCTGGTAAACTTCGCCTGCTTTTTCTCCTGCTTCGCGAACGCCCTTTCCTTCAGACGCACTTCCTTTAGCGCTGCCTTCTCGATCTCTACGATATAGCGGTTCGCCTTCTTGCGGTTCCTCCGGTCCATCCGGTACGGATCATACAGGAAGTAGGACAGTGCTCCGATCATGAGCACCACAACACCTGCCACGGCGAAAACCGGTACCAGAAGCGCATATTCCTCAAAACCAAGTTCGTAGCAGGTAAACGTCACGAGCATAACCGGAAACAGCAGCAGATACACGCCCTTCGTCAGCACCGTAAAAAACAGTGACTGCTTCCTCCCGTTGGAGAGCAATGCCCCCTCAATGGCCGTATAAAATGCCATAAAAATGCAGATCTCCGACCCGAACCCGTGCAGTATGCCGCAGATCGCGATCAGCACGAGCGACAGGAAAAACATGGCAAACGCCGTGCCCTGATACCACGCATTGCGGTACTCCGTCATCCCCTGCAGCTTGTCCTCACTGATCCCGTGCATCCGGTACACTTCCGTGCGGATGCGCTCCTCGAACTGCTCGTTGTACCGCTGCTCTTCCTTGGTATTGCGCAGATGATTCTCCACCGACAGGCTCATCCGGTCAATATATTCCTGCTCCTGCCGGATCCGTCTGCTGCGCAGCTTCTCGATCTCACTCTGTCTCTGGACCTCTTCCTCAAGGCGCATGACCTTGCCGATGCGCGGATTCTTCACTGTGATATCCGAGTAATCCGGCTCCATATCCGCGATCCGGACCCGCGCGCCGGTCTGCCAGACCTCCGCCTCATTTTCCGATCTCTCCGCCGGCTCTATGCTCGCCGATAACGTCTCTTTCGCCGATGTGCTCCCTGCCTCCTGCTCTGCCGGTGTGCTTCCCGCTGCCGTCTTTTCCGCTTCTGCGCTTCCCGCCATCGTCCGCGCCTTTTCCCCTGCTTTTTTCCTTCTGCGGCTCATTTGTACTCCCCTTTTCTTCATTCGTACTCTTTTTTCTCATCTTAGCACAGAATCCGTTGGATTACAAACGGGGGATTATCATTCGATTACTGCACCTCAAGGTAGGAGTAGCCCATCAGGCTCTCATCGACCTCGCGCGCGACCTCGCGTCCCTCGCGAATCGCCCAGACGACAAGGGACTGTCCTCTGTGCACATCGCCCGCCGCGAACACATTTTTCACGCTGGTCTCATAGGCGCCCTCCGCCGTTGCGACGTTGGTTCTGCCGTTTAAGTCCACACCGAACGCGTCCGCCACATATTTTTCCGTGCCGAGGAATCCGGCAGCGATCAGCACAAGATCCGCTTCCATCTTCTGCTCGCTTCCCGCAACCTCGGTCATCGTCACACGCCCGGTCTTCTCATCCCGCTTCGGTTCGAGCTTTACAGTGACAAGCCCGCAAAGATTGCCGTTCTTGTCTTTTAAGAATTCCTTCACCGTCGTCTGATAGATCCGCGGGTCGTGCCCGAACACCGCAATCGCTTCCTCCTGGCCGTAATCGGTCTTTAACACCTTCGGCCACTCCGGCCACGGATTATTCTCCGCGCGCTTTGCCGGTGCCTGCGGCATCATCTCAAGCTGTGTCACGCTCGCGCAGCCGTGGCGGATGGACGTGCCCACGCAGTCATTTCCGGTATCGCCGCCGCCGATAATGACCACTTTTTTCCCTTTTGCGGAGATATAGCTGCCGTCTTTTAGCTCAGAATCCAGGAGACTCTTCGTCGTTGCTTTTAAAAAATCCACGGCGAAATAGATTCCCTTGGCGTCCCGTCCCGGTGCCTTGATGTCTCTCGGATTCTTGGCGCCGCACGCTAAAATCACACGGTCGTACTCCTTTAACAGCTTGGAGGACTTTACATCCTTTCCGACATTGGTGCCGGTCACAAAGGTGATGCCCTCCTCCTTCATGACGGCAACCTTGCGGTCGATGACCCATTTTTCCAGCTTCATATTCGGAATTCCGTACATCAGAAGTCCGCCGACTCTGTCGTCCCGCTCATAGACCGTCACAGAATGCCCGCGCTTGTTGAGCTGATCCGCCGCCGCAAGCCCCGCAGGACCGGAGCCGATCACCGCGATCTTCTTGCCGGTGCGCACTTTCGGAGGCTTTGCCGCCGCATAACCCTGCTCATACGCATTCTCGATAATTCCGTGCTCGTTCGCCTTGCAGGTCACCGGATCTTCCCAGTGCCCGCAGGTGCAGGCAGCCTCGCAGAGTGCCGGACATACCCGGGAGGTAAACTCCGGGAAATTGTTGGTCTTCTTCAGGCGGTTGTATGCCTGCTCCCAGTTCCCCGTGTATACAAGATCATTCCACTCCGGAACCAGGTTGTGCAGCGGGCATCCCGAGGTCATCCCCATGATGTTCATTCCCGCCTGGCAGAACGGCACGCCGCAGTTCATGCAGCGCGCGCCCTGAATCTGTTGTCTCTCTTTGGACAGAGGAATGTGGAACTCATTAAAATTTTTGATCCGCTCCTTCGGCTCAATGGCGCGGGCATCTTCTCTGTCATATTCCATAAATCCTGTTGGTTTTCCCATAATTCTTTCCTTTCTCGAAAATG
This region includes:
- a CDS encoding M3 family oligoendopeptidase produces the protein MADFTFSTLKYERPDFTEVEQLFEKLVKQVQEAASYEGLKELLKKAERVQNKLMTACTIASIRHTLDTTDTYYEKEDEYINNTIPTVMPKFLAFDAAVMNSPFRDDIEKEYGKQYFAQKELNRKTFCEANIPLMQQEAKLTNEYQKIMATAAIEFEGQTLNLYGVQKYFEHEDREVRRAAVRAYSDFYHSNEKRLEEIWEELITIRNQMGKNLGYANFIPVGYMQQGRTDYGEKEVAAFREQVRTELVPLCEQLYAAQAKRIGVDTLMFYDEKRVFPDGNAVPAGDDDFMVEEARKMYHKISPETGEFIDFMIEHELMDLKNKPGKAATGYMTFLPDYQAPFVFSNFNQTIFDMQVLTHELGHAFAGYMAMRSQPIAEYYSESTDIAEIHSMSMEQFSYPYAEAFFGKDADKFRFAHLMDAITFVPFGVAVDEFQHICYSNPDLTPKERTAEWKKLEEKYMPWRKYDADDFFDRGGFWYHKLHIYLYPFYYINYTLTTMGAMEFKKKNYENHETAWQDYLNLCKCGGSMSYLETLRYANLSNPFAPGSVARAMEVAKQELMNSPFMR
- a CDS encoding glutamate synthase subunit beta is translated as MGKPTGFMEYDREDARAIEPKERIKNFNEFHIPLSKERQQIQGARCMNCGVPFCQAGMNIMGMTSGCPLHNLVPEWNDLVYTGNWEQAYNRLKKTNNFPEFTSRVCPALCEAACTCGHWEDPVTCKANEHGIIENAYEQGYAAAKPPKVRTGKKIAVIGSGPAGLAAADQLNKRGHSVTVYERDDRVGGLLMYGIPNMKLEKWVIDRKVAVMKEEGITFVTGTNVGKDVKSSKLLKEYDRVILACGAKNPRDIKAPGRDAKGIYFAVDFLKATTKSLLDSELKDGSYISAKGKKVVIIGGGDTGNDCVGTSIRHGCASVTQLEMMPQAPAKRAENNPWPEWPKVLKTDYGQEEAIAVFGHDPRIYQTTVKEFLKDKNGNLCGLVTVKLEPKRDEKTGRVTMTEVAGSEQKMEADLVLIAAGFLGTEKYVADAFGVDLNGRTNVATAEGAYETSVKNVFAAGDVHRGQSLVVWAIREGREVAREVDESLMGYSYLEVQ
- a CDS encoding YwaF family protein, with protein sequence MRRLGIDLSYFFTYEDEIPDGVGFSHFGPVHLLWLGVCAGLLLLFLHYYKRWGGRRRLLAERGIGIFLVGLEVYRIAVLALIGKMSLYQLPLHLCSMAGFLCCLHAFFKWDWLGQVLYTLCLPGTVLALLFPDWVRYPAIHFITIQGFTFHAGIVLYVICQLLQHNIIPRLAALWKVIVFLLVVVPPVYLFDKKFHANYMFVNVPSPGSPLEWLASFLGNPGYLAGYAVLMLLCMVLMDAGYRLLLDRKSCGT